A single Carnobacterium inhibens subsp. inhibens DSM 13024 DNA region contains:
- a CDS encoding extracellular solute-binding protein, whose translation MKKTGWKKYLLGLVSASALVLAACGSGEEATDSSSTSGGDEAESSTLQISVDQGYVDYVEEIKGAFEEEHGVKIEVTERDMFEQLEALPLDGPSGNAPDIMMSSYDRMGSLGQQGHIAEVTLGNDAQYNETDKAQVTLDGKIYGAPAVIETLVLYYNTDLLEEAPTTFADLEELAKDERFAFDGEEGKNTGFLAKWTDFYFTYGLVSGYGGYIFGEDGTDPTDIGLNNEGAVEAIEYATDWFKNTWPQGMQDVTSSDAFITDQYLNGKVGAFIGGPWQAASLKDAGVNYGVTTIPTLNNGEAYEAFGGGKGWVVSNYSENKDVAQEWLDYVTNTENQNKFYDDTNEVPANQDSRVYATEQDDELTTAVINQYKDAQPMPNIPEMAEVWTGAENMLFDAASGNKTPKESADDSAKLIKESIEQKYTN comes from the coding sequence ATGAAGAAGACCGGTTGGAAAAAATATCTTTTAGGTTTGGTGTCTGCTAGTGCGTTGGTTCTTGCAGCTTGTGGAAGTGGGGAAGAAGCGACAGACAGCAGTTCAACATCTGGTGGAGATGAAGCTGAAAGCTCAACTTTACAAATTTCTGTTGATCAAGGCTACGTTGACTATGTAGAAGAGATCAAAGGGGCTTTTGAAGAAGAACACGGGGTTAAGATTGAAGTAACAGAACGTGATATGTTTGAACAATTAGAAGCATTGCCACTTGATGGTCCATCTGGAAATGCTCCAGATATCATGATGTCATCTTATGACCGAATGGGTTCTTTAGGACAACAAGGACATATCGCTGAAGTAACATTAGGAAATGATGCTCAATATAATGAAACAGATAAAGCTCAAGTTACTTTAGATGGAAAAATCTATGGAGCACCTGCTGTTATTGAAACATTAGTATTGTATTACAATACAGATCTATTAGAAGAAGCTCCAACGACTTTTGCAGATTTGGAAGAATTAGCTAAAGATGAACGTTTTGCTTTTGATGGAGAAGAAGGAAAAAACACAGGATTCTTAGCTAAATGGACTGACTTTTACTTTACGTATGGTTTAGTTTCGGGTTATGGCGGATACATCTTTGGTGAAGATGGAACTGACCCAACTGATATTGGACTAAACAATGAAGGTGCTGTTGAAGCTATTGAATATGCTACTGATTGGTTCAAAAATACATGGCCACAAGGTATGCAAGATGTAACAAGTTCTGATGCTTTTATCACAGATCAATACTTAAACGGTAAAGTTGGCGCATTCATTGGCGGACCTTGGCAAGCAGCTAGCTTAAAAGATGCTGGTGTAAATTACGGCGTTACAACTATCCCAACATTGAACAATGGCGAAGCATATGAAGCATTTGGTGGTGGAAAAGGATGGGTTGTCAGCAACTATTCTGAAAACAAAGATGTTGCTCAAGAATGGTTAGACTATGTGACAAATACTGAAAACCAAAACAAATTCTATGACGATACAAATGAAGTTCCTGCAAACCAAGACTCACGTGTCTATGCTACTGAGCAAGATGATGAATTGACAACAGCTGTAATCAATCAATACAAAGATGCACAACCAATGCCAAACATTCCTGAAATGGCTGAAGTTTGGACAGGTGCTGAAAACATGTTATTCGATGCAGCATCAGGAAACAAAACACCTAAAGAATCAGCTGATGATTCTGCTAAATTGATTAAAGAATCAATCGAACAAAAATACACAAATTAA